A segment of the Lolium perenne isolate Kyuss_39 chromosome 3, Kyuss_2.0, whole genome shotgun sequence genome:
GTCGACGCGACCGTTGGGTGTACATCTGATGGCGGCGCTGTCCTCTGACTCGGTATCTGAATCACTATCGGTTAAATACAATGGAGTCGTGTCCTGTGGAATCTTTGGATTCGGAGCCAGAGGTAACAGAGACAACACTTCCAGGTCCTTGGTGTTGAGAAGCAAAGCGACGATGGACCGGACGGTATGATCGGTGAGCAAGCAGCCATGGAGGCCCAGCTGCCTGAGGCTGGGTAGTTCCCGCAGGACGCATGTGAGCAAGCTGCTGTAGTAGGCCATGGATGGGCGCAAGGAAATGTCAAGATACCTCAGGAGTTTGCACCTCCCGATGAGCCTCATCACCGGAGCAATTTCCCTCGGTCCTTTGCCGGAGACGTCTTGACAGATTCCAATCCTCACCGCGGCGACTGTCAGGTAGTTTGCGACCACAATGAAGGACGACCCGGAACGAGGAAGGTCGCCTTGGTAGTGCAGCGACCGCAGGCAGGTGGTTTGCAGTTCGACGCCGGCGGCACTGTGGCAGCAGATCATGGCGAAGCTCCGCAGGTATCGGCTGGTGACCGCGATCCCATCTTTGATGCCTGGGCACTCCTCCAGCCTAAGGTCGGCGAGGCGTGGGCAGCTCGAGAGCAGCAGCTGCAGCATCCCGCCGCTGTCACTGATGTTCACAAGGCAGAGCGTCCCCAGCGACGGCATGTCTACGCTGCCGGCACATGGAGCGTCCAGTTGGTCAGGCACAGGCGACGGAGCGTGCGGCAACCGAACATCTGGGGCGGCGTGTGGTACATGTTGGTGTTGGTTTCGTCTTGGAAGTACATGTGCTTTAACTCGAGGTCCTCGACGCCGCAGTTGAGAGCGGTAGAGATCCACTGGTCCAGCTGGTCGGTCGGAGGGTGCAACATGGTGAGGCGGAACGCGCGGATGGGTGTCTCCGCTCCCTTGCAGAGGATGGCGCTGGCCACCTGGTGGGCGAAGCAGATCCGGATTTCGTCCAAGCTGCGGCGGCGCCGGTCGActaggtcgacgacggggacggtCTCGTACACGTCGCGCcaccggcgggagagcacgctggTGCGGACGGCCTCGACGGACATGAGGTTGGAGAGGACGTGCTGGAGCGCTCGGTCGGGCAGAGCGCTCAGGCGGTCTCCGCCCTGCCTGTGCGACGCCGCCATCTTCCTACGTCGAACAATCGATGCGTTACCTAGCCGGCCGAGATCAAACGATCTAGTTGTAGAAGTTCCTGATTCGCTCCCGGTCCCGCAAATCACGTAGTAATTTAATTATTTTTGAGTCGGTTGTTGTATTTTTATTTCTTGAGATCAGAGTCGGTTATTGCAGCTCGGCGGACGATTTGTACTACTTTCTTCGTCTCAGGCGCACGGTTGTTTAAAAAATTAATTTGGTCATTATTTTGGTCAACTAAATATAAAATATATGTTAACAAATtatattattttaatttttttgaatatGAATCTAGTAGTATAGATTTTGTAgacatataattcatattttgttgaccaaattaatGATTAAACTTTATCTTAAGCTACCTGTAGTCTGTTAAACCGAGAGGTAGAGAATATGACAGCAACCATTCAACCATTCACAGATCAATGGCATAATTATCGGCTCGTATCCAAACGACGGGGCGATCGGGCGATCGAGATGACTTCGCCGGGGTGCGGAGATGGCCTGGGCGACCTCCCGTACTTCATGCCCACATCCTCTCTTCCTCCATAACAAGTACGGCCGACCGCGCTGCCACGCCGGTGGCGCCACATCGTCTGCAACATCCATGCCGTCTCGTTGGATGAGCGAGTGGGCTATAGGGCCACCAACTGGGACACCTTCTACTTCGACGCCCCGAAGAGGAAGAGCTGGAGCTGGGCTCTCCTCGACGGTGTCGGCTCCGCGTTTCTTTGCCGCCGCCGCTATTGCGCCAGGACCAACGTGTCGTTCCGCCAACTTTGTTTCGCCTTCAACAACTGCCACGACTGGAACCGTCTCCAGGTCGACCAATTGTTCAATCACGTGGTGCGGTACGGCGGCAAGGAGCTCCCCCTCGACATGTGCTTCCAACTTGGCCAGATCTGCCAAGGCGGCATCACTCGTAGCGGCGAGGGAGAAGAGGTGGGCAACGTCTCCGACAAATCTGACGATGAGGAGAATAAGAGGTGGGGGAGAGGGTGGTCATACATCCTCCCAAGAAGGATCTTCCCGTGCACGGCCCTTCGGACACTATGCGCCGGCCACTGCCGGCTGAAACTACCAGAGATCGTCAACTTGTCGTTCCTTGAGAGGCTACACATCACGGCTGCAGCCGTGATAGGAGGAGTAACATCTAAAGGCTGATTACGAATTTGCGAGTTCTCCCAGCCTCGTCGGCATGACACCGGAGGACATCAACCGCCTCACTTAACAGCTTACTATCCATCCTCCTCACCCGAGTATCTGTCCTCCACAAATGCCTCCGCAGGTTCACCCTCCGTTGCCAGGGACGGAGACAAGGGGTGACGAGGGGGGCGTAGCCCCCCTATGCTCAGGGCTGTCTCCAGAAATTTGGGGCCCCAGTGCGAGTTGTAAAAGGAGACCTATTTTTTTATGAAAACATATTTATAATTAATATATGCTGATCTAGTC
Coding sequences within it:
- the LOC139838173 gene encoding F-box protein At3g59000-like, with translation MAASHRQGGDRLSALPDRALQHVLSNLMSVEAVRTSVLSRRWRDVYETVPVVDLVDRRRRSLDEIRICFAHQVASAILCKGAETPIRAFRLTMLHPPTDQLDQWISTALNCGVEDLELKHMYFQDETNTNMYHTPPQMFGCRTLRRLCLTNWTLHVPAA